In Neokomagataea tanensis, one genomic interval encodes:
- a CDS encoding TonB-dependent receptor plug domain-containing protein, translating into MTLYRRRGLLLCASVLAMGTVSAAAAQNVTHTHHRASTHRTARKAPVKAASPATATRVASPSVSTAVAAPVTLSGATRRRALTAIDASQSENVVVTGSALSTSNNQNANPVQIITSKQIEQTGATTLGDYLQRLPSIGSSGTTNSQTNGTGGASCTDLRNLGQNRVLVLVDGKRAAINGNNSCFDMNTINVHQVASVEILKDGGSELYGADAVSGVINIKLKHNLSDGNLTIRGGITGVGDGQTGMISGYKGWNFDHERGNVTITGSYMTQSGIKQSSRAWANPVQSNNPANASSVRFGSSVPTAGRFITSDGDYIATGSGGVRDFTSADRYNYGQNQSLTNSLTNATLGFDAHYDINEHFTPYLNFNYSHRNSSTTMAPMPVSGSIYPSTLPSSLYIPANDPDNPTGEDAYMYKRMAEWGNRRSETASDTYTGIAGVKGAITHGWNYDLSYSYGWNQVMQQVSGVGNYAKLLQTYGLRQVDPSSSDSALVYDPSVCNAAAGCVLSNPFEKLSSAAAAYSNYTSHDHYYYQLRDLNLRINNNHVAHMPWNHGGDLGIALGMEHRGEQLAYHPDALVESGQTLTNSASYTGGGFNVTEGYLEGKATLLHNALLAKDLTIDAQGRYSDYNTFGGAKNWKASINWAPIEDIRFRATLGTSYRQPNVYEMYGGQSLGYASATDPCDSVQAATYGAQSAKVAAACAKQGINTSTFSSSYSSQTPTLYGGNSHLKPETGRTYTIGTVITPHWIPGLSASVEYWHYTLKNMISYLSTQYIMDQCYTGQNTNYCSYINRNSSTGQINSVTATYANIGGLKTSGIDFDLDYHIRVTRHDVLTLSNNFQQLVSYLQQNEIGGQWYNYAGRMMYQSGYGMPRVRDYATVGWQHGAVGVTYMMNYIGGMRWNDGTTDLTRANGYGRVSTPGVFSHDVTVTYRLNNWNFQGGVNNIFKKNPPFVASGTDNSAAALYGNLYLGRYIFLQAGVNF; encoded by the coding sequence ATGACACTTTACCGACGCAGGGGATTGTTGCTTTGCGCTTCTGTTCTCGCCATGGGAACGGTTTCTGCCGCAGCTGCACAAAACGTCACTCATACGCATCATCGTGCTTCAACTCACCGTACGGCACGCAAAGCTCCTGTTAAAGCAGCATCTCCCGCCACAGCAACGCGGGTTGCCAGCCCTTCAGTCTCCACGGCTGTTGCAGCACCCGTAACACTGTCCGGCGCGACCCGTCGTAGAGCCCTAACCGCGATTGATGCCAGCCAGTCCGAAAACGTTGTCGTCACAGGATCTGCGTTAAGTACATCCAACAACCAGAATGCGAACCCGGTACAAATCATTACCAGTAAGCAAATCGAGCAAACGGGCGCCACCACACTCGGGGACTATCTCCAGCGTCTGCCATCCATCGGGTCTTCAGGAACGACCAACAGCCAAACGAACGGAACCGGCGGCGCGTCCTGTACAGACCTAAGAAACCTGGGGCAAAACCGCGTCCTAGTATTGGTTGATGGCAAACGCGCCGCCATTAACGGCAATAATAGCTGCTTCGACATGAACACGATCAACGTTCATCAAGTCGCCAGCGTCGAAATTCTAAAAGATGGCGGATCAGAACTCTACGGAGCAGATGCTGTTTCCGGCGTTATTAACATTAAGCTCAAACACAATCTCAGCGACGGAAACCTCACAATCCGTGGAGGTATTACAGGCGTTGGTGACGGCCAGACAGGTATGATTTCCGGCTATAAAGGCTGGAATTTTGACCATGAGCGCGGGAACGTAACCATCACCGGCTCCTACATGACGCAAAGCGGCATCAAACAAAGCAGCCGAGCATGGGCTAATCCGGTCCAGTCCAACAATCCGGCCAACGCATCCAGCGTACGGTTTGGTTCGTCAGTCCCAACTGCTGGGCGCTTCATCACAAGCGATGGTGATTATATCGCCACAGGCAGTGGTGGCGTCCGTGACTTCACTTCGGCTGACCGCTACAATTATGGTCAGAACCAAAGCCTCACCAACTCCTTGACCAATGCCACGCTTGGTTTTGATGCTCATTACGATATTAACGAGCACTTCACACCGTACTTGAACTTCAACTACTCACACCGCAACTCGTCCACAACGATGGCCCCGATGCCTGTCTCCGGCAGCATTTATCCATCCACGCTGCCATCGTCGCTCTATATCCCAGCCAACGATCCGGATAACCCCACCGGTGAGGATGCGTATATGTACAAGCGCATGGCTGAGTGGGGCAACCGCCGCAGCGAGACAGCATCCGATACCTATACCGGTATTGCAGGCGTTAAGGGCGCCATCACGCACGGCTGGAACTATGACCTCTCCTATTCCTACGGGTGGAACCAGGTCATGCAGCAGGTCTCCGGCGTTGGTAACTACGCGAAGCTTCTACAAACATACGGCCTGCGTCAGGTAGACCCTTCAAGCTCTGACAGTGCGTTGGTCTATGATCCATCCGTCTGTAATGCAGCTGCTGGTTGCGTACTGTCCAATCCGTTTGAAAAGCTCTCCTCTGCGGCTGCCGCTTATTCAAACTACACCTCGCACGACCACTACTACTACCAATTGCGCGACCTGAACCTGCGTATCAACAATAACCACGTCGCTCACATGCCATGGAATCACGGCGGCGACCTTGGCATTGCGCTGGGAATGGAGCACCGCGGCGAACAGCTTGCGTATCATCCAGATGCGCTGGTTGAATCAGGCCAAACGCTTACAAACTCAGCCTCTTACACAGGTGGTGGCTTCAACGTTACCGAAGGCTACCTTGAGGGGAAGGCAACACTTCTGCACAATGCTTTGCTGGCAAAAGACCTGACGATTGACGCGCAGGGCCGATACTCAGACTATAACACGTTTGGTGGCGCAAAAAACTGGAAAGCCTCAATCAACTGGGCACCGATAGAAGATATTCGCTTCCGCGCCACGCTGGGAACCTCGTACCGCCAGCCCAACGTTTATGAGATGTATGGTGGCCAGTCGCTAGGCTACGCCTCAGCAACAGATCCCTGCGATTCCGTTCAAGCTGCAACTTACGGCGCACAATCGGCAAAAGTTGCCGCAGCCTGCGCAAAGCAAGGCATTAACACATCAACCTTCTCCTCCAGCTATTCCAGCCAGACGCCAACACTTTACGGCGGCAATAGCCACCTGAAGCCGGAAACAGGTCGCACATATACGATTGGTACAGTGATTACGCCGCACTGGATCCCCGGCCTATCTGCATCCGTAGAGTACTGGCATTACACGCTTAAAAATATGATTTCTTACCTGAGCACCCAGTATATTATGGACCAATGCTATACTGGCCAGAACACAAACTATTGCAGCTACATCAACCGTAATTCCAGCACTGGTCAGATTAATTCCGTAACCGCCACCTACGCCAATATCGGCGGGCTAAAAACCAGCGGTATCGATTTTGACCTCGACTATCATATCCGTGTTACCCGACATGACGTACTGACGCTCTCAAACAACTTCCAGCAGCTCGTTAGCTATCTGCAGCAAAACGAGATTGGTGGTCAGTGGTACAACTATGCGGGACGCATGATGTATCAATCTGGCTACGGCATGCCGCGCGTCCGTGATTATGCAACCGTTGGTTGGCAGCATGGCGCCGTGGGCGTTACGTACATGATGAACTACATCGGCGGAATGCGCTGGAACGATGGCACCACAGACCTGACCCGCGCTAACGGTTATGGTCGTGTCAGCACACCGGGCGTTTTCTCACACGACGTGACAGTCACCTACC
- a CDS encoding carbohydrate porin: MNSHDNDVVVFLFDRKNAACMRPNVSCETIRYRSLKIEPDFYFATAVPSGTARAMSLLTTHNIRHALVMTLVLCVAVFAPEDAMADSDSSTKLVSQQNAEDVDHNDGHKSKRELLTVKLNSGPSNSSALFPWVTDDKNWLQRHGLLVVFDNINEFMGAITKPTPGIPNLRQGSSNAGQYAVSVTTDWSRLAGIKGLGSRFVVVGRYGTPANRMFGDWLAHSSETYGGGGNVVVRFVMGYFEEHLLQDRLSIAAGRMAQLSDFATSTMFCNFVNNSFCGRPRAAGDSAYATTWPVSVWATRVRVRPVSGVYIQAGVYFTEDGLYGVQQNRSGWTLNGANIAGQVFPIETGWEPSFGSHKRLTGHYKIGVSIENVRRYRPYATQQSAELGAGTFSAGGRRGAWSVWMLADQRIIAFRGRDEKAGVSVMAGALVNDPTISLRQQQYYGGLVTRGFWRWRPADSIGVAASWTKIAEGVQRAEERFLQTGQSLPFNATGIQRNAFVFEAYYTFRVGRAVTIQPDFQYYLHPNGQQNLRDAAMLGFRSHVEIF, encoded by the coding sequence ATGAATAGCCACGATAACGATGTCGTTGTATTTCTGTTTGATCGCAAAAATGCTGCGTGTATGCGTCCGAATGTATCGTGTGAAACGATCCGGTACCGAAGCCTGAAAATTGAGCCTGATTTTTACTTTGCGACAGCCGTTCCGTCTGGTACCGCTCGTGCTATGAGCTTGCTGACCACCCATAATATCCGACACGCCTTAGTGATGACTCTTGTTTTGTGCGTTGCTGTCTTCGCACCGGAGGACGCGATGGCGGATAGTGACAGCTCTACCAAGTTGGTCTCCCAGCAAAACGCTGAAGATGTGGACCACAACGACGGGCATAAGTCCAAGCGAGAGCTTCTGACTGTTAAGCTGAACAGTGGCCCCAGTAATTCTTCGGCGCTGTTCCCTTGGGTCACGGATGATAAAAATTGGCTGCAGCGCCACGGCCTTCTGGTCGTTTTTGATAACATTAACGAATTCATGGGGGCCATTACCAAACCGACCCCCGGAATACCAAATCTGCGCCAGGGATCGAGCAATGCTGGGCAATATGCTGTATCAGTCACGACCGATTGGTCCCGGCTTGCAGGCATTAAAGGATTAGGGAGCCGTTTTGTCGTAGTGGGCCGTTATGGCACGCCAGCTAACCGGATGTTCGGGGACTGGCTGGCACATAGCTCTGAGACTTACGGTGGCGGTGGTAACGTCGTTGTCCGTTTCGTTATGGGCTATTTCGAAGAACATTTGCTGCAAGATCGTTTGTCGATAGCGGCAGGGCGAATGGCGCAGCTTTCCGATTTCGCGACCAGCACGATGTTTTGTAATTTCGTTAATAATTCTTTTTGCGGGCGCCCGCGAGCAGCGGGAGACAGTGCTTACGCGACGACTTGGCCAGTGTCTGTTTGGGCGACACGCGTGCGTGTGCGGCCAGTGTCAGGGGTGTACATTCAAGCGGGTGTTTATTTTACAGAAGATGGCCTTTACGGTGTTCAGCAGAACCGCTCCGGCTGGACATTGAACGGCGCCAATATCGCTGGGCAGGTTTTCCCGATTGAAACTGGATGGGAGCCGAGTTTCGGTTCACATAAACGTCTTACCGGACATTACAAGATAGGCGTATCAATCGAGAACGTCAGGCGCTACCGCCCATATGCAACACAGCAAAGTGCGGAACTCGGTGCTGGGACGTTCTCGGCTGGCGGCCGGCGTGGGGCTTGGTCTGTTTGGATGTTAGCCGACCAGCGCATTATCGCCTTTCGTGGTCGTGACGAAAAGGCGGGTGTGAGTGTGATGGCGGGCGCGCTGGTCAATGATCCCACCATCTCTTTAAGGCAGCAGCAATATTATGGTGGATTAGTGACGCGTGGCTTCTGGCGTTGGCGTCCGGCTGACTCTATCGGGGTTGCTGCATCTTGGACAAAAATCGCGGAAGGGGTGCAACGTGCCGAAGAGCGTTTTCTTCAGACAGGTCAGTCCTTGCCGTTTAACGCAACTGGTATTCAGCGTAACGCTTTTGTATTCGAAGCGTATTACACTTTCAGAGTTGGGCGTGCTGTAACCATACAGCCAGATTTCCAGTATTACTTACACCCCAACGGCCAACAAAATTTACGAGACGCAGCAATGTTAGGGTTTCGCTCACACGTTGAGATTTTCTGA
- a CDS encoding CsbD family protein has protein sequence MSALTDKISGTVNQAVGTVKEEIGKLTGSDEHQAEGAAQDLKGQAEQAKGDVKSAVNRGIDKLKDGVDKA, from the coding sequence ATGAGCGCACTTACTGACAAAATCAGCGGTACCGTCAATCAAGCGGTCGGAACCGTCAAGGAAGAGATTGGCAAGTTAACTGGAAGTGACGAGCATCAGGCTGAAGGCGCTGCGCAGGACCTCAAGGGCCAAGCAGAGCAAGCAAAGGGTGACGTCAAGTCTGCTGTAAATCGCGGAATCGACAAGTTAAAGGATGGCGTAGATAAAGCGTAA
- a CDS encoding phenylacetaldoxime dehydratase family protein, which produces MESAIAPELRCPRTRDRRIGEDFIPSFPAWTARDDAHSTQCVMAYFGVQWRTPAHEVDALIILDEFLHLFQGEGGALNVEQARFVDKAGWNNLVTIGYWPTPEAYETWWRTHQGWWNDPAREASDVGLYREIFLPHKTHLETLFNTNNEFEGVGTILGSFSDSPIQEHSYWGGMRDRLPASQTDELHSSGERRIVEKNGQRLTILGHQGMTLIRSGQDCSLMQTAERELYFTRIEPTLIQGMNFLRDEGLAIGCYFNRFMRICADRGGKAERSFGMSVWHTLSDLEHWAEHHPTHKAIFNEFLTVVQALKGQLELRVFHEVAVLHSDNQIFEYIGCHPETGMLNGLVATS; this is translated from the coding sequence ATGGAAAGCGCCATTGCCCCCGAACTTCGTTGCCCACGCACGCGCGACCGCCGAATTGGAGAGGATTTTATCCCTTCCTTTCCAGCTTGGACCGCACGCGACGACGCACACTCTACCCAGTGCGTTATGGCATATTTCGGGGTGCAGTGGCGCACCCCGGCCCATGAAGTGGATGCGCTGATAATACTCGATGAGTTTCTGCATCTTTTCCAAGGAGAAGGCGGTGCTTTGAATGTGGAGCAAGCCCGCTTCGTTGATAAAGCCGGCTGGAACAACCTTGTAACCATCGGCTACTGGCCAACACCAGAAGCATACGAAACATGGTGGCGTACACATCAAGGATGGTGGAACGATCCTGCACGAGAAGCCAGCGATGTAGGCCTCTACCGTGAAATTTTTCTCCCGCACAAAACGCATCTAGAAACGCTTTTTAATACCAATAATGAATTTGAAGGCGTCGGGACGATACTCGGCAGCTTTAGCGACAGCCCTATTCAGGAGCACAGTTACTGGGGCGGCATGAGGGACCGATTGCCCGCTAGCCAGACAGATGAACTGCACAGCAGCGGCGAACGTCGTATTGTTGAAAAGAACGGACAGCGCCTGACCATTCTGGGCCATCAGGGAATGACCCTAATACGTTCAGGCCAAGACTGCTCGCTCATGCAAACGGCGGAGCGAGAGCTTTATTTTACACGCATTGAACCAACCCTCATTCAGGGCATGAACTTTCTGCGCGATGAGGGCCTCGCCATTGGCTGCTACTTTAACCGCTTCATGCGGATCTGCGCTGACCGCGGCGGAAAAGCCGAACGCAGCTTCGGCATGAGCGTCTGGCACACATTATCAGATCTTGAGCACTGGGCCGAGCATCACCCCACCCATAAAGCCATTTTCAATGAATTCCTGACCGTTGTTCAGGCCCTTAAAGGACAACTTGAACTCCGAGTATTCCACGAAGTCGCGGTGCTACATTCAGACAATCAGATTTTTGAGTATATAGGGTGCCACCCGGAGACCGGCATGCTTAACGGCTTAGTGGCAACGTCGTGA
- a CDS encoding carbon-nitrogen hydrolase family protein: protein MGLKHPKYKVAVVQAAPAFLDLDASIDKTISLIKEAAENGASLVAFPETFIPGYPWHIWLDSPAWSMGKGYTARYFDNSLAYDSPEADRLRAAVKESGITAVLGLSERYEGSLYIAQWILNPEGETVATRRKLRATFCERTVYGEGDGSDLAVHDIPGLGRVGALCCWEHLQPLSKYAMFAQNEQVHIAAWPSFSVYQPAAYALSGEVNTAAARVYAVEGGCFVLSPCATISSEMIDELCDAPNKHDLIQAGGGYARIFGPDGRDLATPFSPEEEGILYADIDLAAIPMAKAAADPVGHYSRPDVTRLLFNPRKAQRVEYVQHAEAEGVNVAPVTFPQRSEG, encoded by the coding sequence ATGGGCCTCAAACATCCGAAATATAAAGTCGCGGTCGTTCAAGCTGCTCCTGCATTTCTTGACCTTGATGCAAGCATCGACAAGACCATTTCTCTGATCAAGGAAGCGGCCGAAAACGGTGCGTCTTTGGTGGCATTTCCTGAAACTTTCATCCCCGGCTACCCATGGCACATCTGGCTGGACAGCCCAGCATGGTCGATGGGCAAGGGTTATACGGCGCGCTATTTTGACAATTCCCTCGCCTATGACAGCCCGGAAGCAGACCGCCTCCGAGCCGCAGTCAAAGAATCAGGCATCACAGCCGTACTCGGCCTTTCCGAGCGCTACGAGGGCTCACTCTATATTGCCCAATGGATTTTGAATCCCGAAGGCGAAACAGTAGCAACACGACGCAAACTCCGCGCTACCTTCTGCGAGCGCACCGTCTATGGTGAGGGCGACGGGAGTGACCTTGCCGTGCACGACATTCCCGGTTTGGGCCGCGTCGGTGCTTTATGCTGCTGGGAACATCTGCAACCACTCAGCAAATACGCCATGTTTGCTCAAAATGAGCAGGTCCACATTGCCGCATGGCCGAGTTTCTCGGTCTACCAACCGGCGGCTTATGCTCTCAGCGGAGAGGTCAACACCGCTGCGGCCCGCGTCTATGCGGTCGAGGGCGGCTGCTTTGTACTCTCACCTTGTGCCACAATCTCATCAGAAATGATTGATGAACTGTGCGACGCGCCCAATAAGCACGACCTTATTCAAGCTGGCGGCGGATATGCCCGCATCTTTGGCCCCGATGGCCGTGACCTTGCTACCCCTTTCTCCCCCGAAGAAGAGGGTATTCTGTATGCTGACATCGACCTTGCCGCCATCCCTATGGCAAAGGCCGCGGCTGATCCCGTCGGGCATTATTCACGCCCTGACGTCACCCGTTTGCTTTTCAACCCACGCAAGGCACAGCGCGTCGAATACGTACAACACGCTGAAGCAGAGGGTGTAAACGTCGCTCCTGTAACCTTCCCTCAACGCAGCGAAGGTTAA
- a CDS encoding AraC-like ligand-binding domain-containing protein, with protein MSSRLQVYHTEGLPQRARKECWHDIITRSFVPLECTLKTDDFQGQITRLSFDTCSISKVRSGAQSVSRTSKLTQNSQSSHYLLSLGIRGTGEVLQDGRQAILNPGAFALYDSRRPYTLNFDQNFEQIVFMMPNIALNACLGHAEHLTATTIDTTNPLQEITANFLTQLLNTTQHLPDLLVTRLAAQASEIVASMLIATVGRSSAPTSHRLAMGLQLRTAIDQRLRDPELSRQSLAQQFRISTRYLDDLFSDEGVGIAEYILQKRLQWARKALSDPARSRYQIGEIARMSGFVSQSHFSRVFAATFRQSPREYRQHCLAQFITK; from the coding sequence ATGTCCTCTAGGCTGCAAGTTTATCACACTGAAGGCTTACCCCAACGCGCTCGTAAAGAATGTTGGCATGACATCATCACGCGTTCTTTCGTTCCTCTGGAATGCACCCTCAAAACAGATGACTTCCAAGGACAAATCACCCGCCTATCCTTTGACACATGCAGCATTTCAAAAGTTCGCTCTGGCGCACAATCCGTCTCAAGAACATCAAAGCTGACCCAGAATTCGCAGTCATCTCACTACCTCCTTAGCCTTGGGATACGAGGAACCGGCGAGGTACTTCAGGACGGACGACAAGCCATTTTAAATCCCGGAGCATTTGCTCTCTACGACAGTAGGCGTCCATATACGCTCAATTTCGATCAAAATTTTGAACAAATCGTTTTCATGATGCCAAACATCGCGCTTAACGCGTGCCTCGGCCATGCTGAACATCTCACCGCAACGACCATTGATACAACCAACCCATTACAGGAAATAACGGCCAATTTTCTAACGCAACTTCTCAATACCACGCAGCATTTGCCCGACTTGCTCGTTACAAGGCTTGCCGCACAAGCGAGCGAAATCGTCGCGTCGATGCTGATTGCGACCGTCGGCCGCTCATCCGCTCCTACATCACACCGCTTGGCGATGGGCCTGCAACTGCGCACAGCCATTGACCAACGCCTGCGGGACCCGGAACTCAGCCGCCAGAGCCTAGCGCAACAATTCCGCATTTCCACACGCTACCTTGACGATCTTTTTTCAGACGAAGGCGTCGGCATTGCTGAATATATCTTACAAAAACGACTACAATGGGCACGCAAGGCGCTATCCGATCCCGCCCGTAGCCGCTATCAAATTGGTGAAATCGCACGCATGAGCGGTTTTGTCAGCCAGTCCCATTTTAGCCGTGTTTTTGCCGCTACCTTCAGGCAGTCGCCACGCGAATATCGCCAACACTGCCTTGCACAGTTTATCACCAAATAG
- a CDS encoding SphA family protein, which produces MQPECGDNHLLNASEDDVKAILKTLLCAGALLICRTQAHATEGGQTNWASGVQTIYPALVPAQGQTLWQDYFVVNPNGAYSSASQKSSVPGFRATAIANAARLFHTWHGTVLGANISSSAILAVNSVTLRAGGHSGNAFGPNWLYLAPLYLSWHTPTFHAYLGEGAFLPIGSFSKTDVVSESTNVFGFNQEAAVTWMPTKRFDISAEGELQINAKNGATNYKSGNVINIDFGANYMPFTSLPQLRIGPNGFITSQFTNDRQYGQRVGDGNRLQKFGLGPQIIWFFKPPYAVAFKWQHEFGVENSMRGDRYWLQFQIPL; this is translated from the coding sequence ATGCAGCCAGAGTGTGGCGACAATCATCTTCTAAATGCAAGTGAGGATGATGTGAAAGCGATTCTGAAAACATTGCTTTGTGCTGGCGCATTATTGATCTGTCGTACGCAGGCTCATGCGACGGAAGGCGGGCAAACTAACTGGGCGTCTGGTGTGCAAACGATTTATCCCGCCCTTGTGCCAGCTCAAGGGCAGACATTGTGGCAGGACTACTTTGTCGTGAACCCAAACGGGGCTTATTCGAGCGCATCGCAAAAGTCATCGGTACCGGGGTTTCGAGCGACGGCGATAGCCAATGCGGCAAGGCTCTTCCATACGTGGCATGGGACAGTGTTGGGTGCGAATATATCGAGCAGCGCTATTCTGGCGGTTAATAGTGTTACGCTGCGGGCAGGGGGGCATTCAGGAAATGCTTTTGGCCCTAACTGGCTCTACCTGGCGCCACTTTATCTGTCTTGGCACACTCCGACTTTTCATGCGTATCTGGGGGAAGGGGCTTTTTTGCCGATAGGGTCTTTTAGTAAAACGGATGTGGTGAGTGAAAGCACGAATGTTTTTGGCTTTAACCAAGAGGCCGCTGTAACATGGATGCCGACTAAGCGGTTCGATATTTCCGCTGAAGGTGAACTGCAAATTAATGCTAAAAATGGCGCGACGAACTACAAATCTGGAAACGTAATTAATATAGATTTCGGCGCAAATTATATGCCCTTTACGTCTCTACCGCAGCTACGAATTGGCCCTAACGGGTTTATAACGTCACAATTTACTAATGACAGGCAATATGGCCAAAGGGTTGGTGACGGAAACCGCCTGCAAAAATTTGGGTTAGGTCCGCAGATTATCTGGTTCTTTAAACCGCCTTATGCTGTTGCTTTTAAATGGCAGCATGAGTTCGGTGTGGAAAATAGCATGCGGGGTGACCGATATTGGCTCCAATTTCAAATACCCCTGTAA